A window from Burkholderiales bacterium encodes these proteins:
- the nirD gene encoding benzene 1,2-dioxygenase: MAEWYDVAPVEEIPPGACRTVDLDGRPVAVINLDGEFYAIEDLCTHDGGDLASGDIEGDVIVCPRHGARFSIKTGEVLAPPAYEGVATFPVRVENGIVQVCDQPAG; the protein is encoded by the coding sequence ATGGCCGAGTGGTACGACGTCGCTCCCGTGGAGGAGATCCCTCCGGGCGCCTGCCGCACCGTGGATCTGGACGGGCGGCCGGTGGCGGTGATCAACCTGGACGGGGAGTTCTACGCCATCGAGGATCTCTGTACCCACGACGGCGGGGATCTCGCGAGCGGCGACATCGAGGGCGACGTGATCGTGTGCCCGCGCCACGGAGCCCGCTTTTCCATCAAGACCGGAGAGGTGCTGGCCCCCCCGGCGTACGAGGGCGTCGCCACCTTCCCGGTGCGGGTGGAGAACGGGATAGTGCAGGTCTGCGATCAGCCCGCTGGATAG